One Streptomyces sp. NBC_00523 genomic region harbors:
- a CDS encoding beta-ketoacyl-[acyl-carrier-protein] synthase family protein: MRRVVITGVGVVAPGGTGTAAFWSLLTEGRTATRRITRFDATSFRSRIAAEADFDPAHHGFDAGEAHRLDRVAQFALTAAREAVADSGIDLAAGGERTGVSLGTAVGCSSGLDEVYAQVSEGGAHWLLDPGRAEERLGDYLVPSSVAAEVARDAGALGPVAVVSTGCTSGLDSLGHAAELIREGSADVMLAGASEAPITPITLASFDAIRATSARNDEPETASRPFDRTRGGFVLGEGSAVLVLEEYTHAVRRGAHVYAEIAGFASRSNAYHMTGLRLDGREMAEAVRIALDEARLDPTAVDYVNAHGSGTKQNDKHETAAFKASLGEHAYRVPVSSIKSMIGHSLGAIGSLEIAACALAIEHDTVPPTANLHEPDPSCDLDYVPLVAREQRTDTVLSVGSGFGGFQSAMVLTAPRTEARR, encoded by the coding sequence ATGAGGCGGGTCGTCATCACCGGTGTCGGGGTGGTCGCCCCGGGCGGCACCGGCACCGCCGCGTTCTGGTCGCTGCTGACGGAGGGCCGCACCGCCACCCGCCGCATCACCCGCTTCGACGCCACGTCGTTCCGGTCCCGGATCGCCGCCGAGGCCGACTTCGACCCCGCGCACCACGGCTTCGACGCGGGCGAGGCCCACCGCCTGGACCGGGTCGCGCAGTTCGCGCTCACCGCCGCCCGCGAGGCCGTCGCCGACAGCGGCATCGACCTGGCGGCCGGGGGCGAGCGCACCGGCGTCTCCCTGGGCACCGCGGTCGGGTGCAGCAGCGGGCTCGACGAGGTGTACGCGCAGGTCAGCGAGGGCGGCGCACACTGGCTGCTGGACCCGGGCCGCGCGGAGGAACGGCTCGGCGACTACCTCGTGCCGAGCTCCGTGGCCGCCGAGGTCGCCCGGGACGCCGGGGCGCTCGGCCCCGTCGCCGTCGTCTCCACCGGGTGCACCTCCGGCCTGGACTCGCTCGGGCACGCCGCGGAGCTCATCCGCGAGGGCAGCGCCGATGTGATGCTGGCCGGGGCGTCCGAGGCGCCGATCACCCCGATCACCCTGGCCTCCTTCGACGCGATCCGGGCCACCTCCGCGCGCAACGACGAGCCGGAGACGGCCTCGCGCCCCTTCGACCGGACCCGGGGCGGCTTCGTCCTCGGCGAGGGCAGCGCCGTACTCGTCCTCGAGGAGTACACGCACGCGGTACGCAGGGGGGCGCACGTGTACGCGGAGATCGCGGGGTTCGCCAGCCGCTCGAACGCCTACCACATGACCGGACTGCGCCTGGACGGGCGGGAGATGGCGGAGGCCGTCCGGATCGCCCTGGACGAGGCGCGGCTCGACCCGACCGCCGTGGACTACGTCAACGCGCACGGCTCGGGCACGAAGCAGAACGACAAGCACGAGACGGCCGCCTTCAAGGCGAGCCTGGGCGAGCACGCCTACCGGGTGCCCGTCAGCTCCATCAAGTCGATGATCGGGCACTCGCTCGGCGCGATCGGCTCCCTGGAGATCGCCGCGTGCGCGCTGGCCATCGAGCACGACACCGTGCCGCCCACCGCCAATCTGCACGAGCCCGACCCGAGCTGCGACCTCGACTACGTACCGCTCGTCGCCCGCGAGCAGCGCACCGACACCGTGCTCAGCGTCGGCAGCGGATTCGGCGGCTTCCAGAGCGCGATGGTGCTCACCGCACCCCGGACGGAGGCACGCCGATGA